The proteins below come from a single Etheostoma spectabile isolate EspeVRDwgs_2016 chromosome 4, UIUC_Espe_1.0, whole genome shotgun sequence genomic window:
- the znfx1 gene encoding NFX1-type zinc finger-containing protein 1 isoform X2, with translation MERPTSTTGSRGPSPGPPGADNGQNENASGNSGKQRKRHGSNQAKRDETDGGGVGVGIRGRGRRRGRGGPDPGNGVERGAGGEGRKETDGGGGGEGGRGRGGAAGRGRGADAGRGRGGAADAGRGRGAADVGRGRGAADVGRQGEGARQRVGGRGRGGNGGERAERGGVGRNGQQGAAEREGARRRMAGMGASRGGHSVDGRGGERRDVGDRQERNGGRSNSTGRVWAPNGHRLGYKTLEELSGEDPSVVAITLSSHPGLPEVLRETQMRQDLVELLCLVLSKAFKGHTERCTLQHLAGIIKDSGFFRIVLPYYLGGMGSEFNPVRRAQYPHHLENILAILSKVLSIFPASSMQAVSLVLTVLNASINSLRAKGVDIQPETEESVKSFQTLIQHLEERSSQGTLRSDKDTYALLPTGGENPGEEEQEDFRTISIYPTPEEFHQEHRPFLRPNLTSQRYTNTHVYLDTHFRLLREDFVRPLREGIQQLLRDKMDKGRRDNSLKTKRFDDIRVYLDTKVVVPRCTSSGLAYIVQFDNKPLKFVVWQNSKRLIYGSLVCLSCDNFESFLFATVSDRDPKQLRKGQVQIAFTEESRLKLASIEKDQSFLMIETTAYFEAYRYVLEGLQEQEEDKLPFQRYIVECSTDVHPPAYLRRRDIYDLSSVAHPEHKDGIKPFHSLEARAWPSMEKLGLDESQMRAFQLALTKELTIIQGPPGTGKTYVGLKIAQALLTNQDLWRDGAPMLVVCYTNHALDQFLEGIHKFLPKGIVRVGGRSNSEILKRFNLRELTRSRDFRQKLPSHLSRAYNQIYKQLCEEERVIQSQSMQLECSLKGVLREVSLRNFISSRHWDNLHNQPPTQDDFVTYGEKKSSLMMEWLGIGSTFFLQRETEAADRNEAEEAMELDEEDGLIEIEEEAELIQADRIIDDNIGPKGGRDGKKNGDMEKALRGVEDLMLAMNLDEAEIQAEQSEEGWEMQRAQKRKLKNKIRRELRNNSVMTKEEEDAVWDIWTLSQPDRWRLYRLWVARYRLELCAKILKSEEGYQNAVDRLADVKRAENLCLLKEATVIGMTTTGAAKFRKVLQKVCPRLVIVEEAAEVLEAHTITTLSQACQHLILIGDHQQLRPSATVYELAKNFNLEMSMFERLVNMGLPFVRLNYQHRMRPDIARLLTPHIYAELENHPSVLDYEDIKGVDTNLFFVEHNHLEEEIKDGKSHQNKHEAMFVVSLCRYLIYQDYKPEQITILTTYTGQLHCLRSLMPASEFNGVKVHVVDKYQGEENDIVLLSLVRSNRQGKVGFLNIPNRVCVAFSRAKKGLYCIGNQSMLSQVELWSNIFHTLREKDQVGSALTLCCQNHPDRQIKASRADDFKQAPEGGCTKPCEFRLECGHVCTRICHPSDPEHKKYLCHKDCQKILCDQGHRCTLLCHEECPKKCPVKVEKIIPQCQHTQMVPCHKDPQTFTCKKPCQKLLPCGHPCDSFCGEPCTKRCMVKVTLKLKCGHSQQDACFYQTYTEQPECRTPCQKQLKCGHACHGTCGKCFQGRFHYPCLHKCDRLLICSHKCREPCTRDCPPCQEPCENCCVHSKCMKPCGQPCAPCIEPCAWQCPHQSCSKLCYEPCDRPPCTQPCAKTLDCGHPCIGLCGDKCPSKCRICNHDEVTEIFFGTEDEPEAFFIQLEDCGHIIEYTAMDQYMGMDDIQLANGGEQVAIKLKECPKCRTPIRKNLRYGSHINRSLSEIEMVKVKINGRQEDIEEHRKALQNQWEDNLLLHEMHRQEDYMRINDTLERKNLTEKHLWVLENKMDFLIRVAKLKKAQMENMSSMLSSRLGKYFKEFEHWLNKWHQKFTDQQVFDLQRELRRITLLTELNAHCHVAEMRGQSDKIISEVQTITKVLEKFGQFTEQDQDGVEEAMKELDKKLPLTGLGINEEERKMIVSTMGKRPGHWYKCPNGHVYLIDDCGGAMESRRCPDCEATIGGGNHRLASGNQVASEMDGAQHPAWSEANNILNFDQHDF, from the exons ATGGAAAGACCGACTTCAACAACAGGGAGCAGAGGACCTAGCCCAGGTCCCCCAGGGGCTGATAATGGCCAAAATGAAAATGCTAGTGGAAACAGcggtaaacaaagaaaaagacatgGGAGTAACCAAGCCAAAAGGGATGagacagatggaggaggagtAGGTGTTGGGATCCGTGGGAGAggcagaagaagaggaagaggaggaccaGACCCAGGAAATGGGGTGGAAAGAGGTGCAGGAGGAGAAGGCAGGAAGGAGACagatggtggaggaggaggggaaggggggagaggaagagggggagcagcaggcagaggaagaggagcagatgcagggagaggaagaggaggggcaGCAGATgcagggagaggaagaggagcagcagatgtagggagaggaagaggagcagcagaTGTAGGGAGACAGGGAGAAGGAGCCAGACAGAGAGTAGGTGGGAGGGGGAGAGGTGGAAATGGAGGAGAAAGGGCAGAGAGAGGTGGGGTAGGAAGAAACGGACAGCAAGGTGCAGCTGAAAGAGAAGGAGCTAGAAGGAGGATGGCAGGAATGGGTGCAAGCAGGGGAGGACATAGTGTGGATGGGAGAGGGGGTGAGAGAAGAGATGTGGGAGACAGGCAAGAGAGAAATGGAGGGAGATCCAATTCTACAGGCAGAGTCTGGGCACCGAATGGTCATAGATTGGGCTATAAAACACTGGAAGAACTCTCTGGAGAAGATCCATCTGTAGTGGCCATCACCCTTTCCTCTCACCCTGGCCTTCCTGAGGTCCTGCGCGAGACACAAATGAGGCAGGACCTTGTCGAACTCCTCTGCCTGGTGCTGAGTAAAGCCTTCAAAGGACATACAGAAAGATGCACCCTGCAGCACCTGGCCGGCATCATAAAAGATTCAGGGTTCTTCCGCATCGTCCTGCCCTACTATCTTGGGGGCATGGGGTCAGAGTTCAACCCCGTCCGCAGGGCACAGTACCCACACCACCTGGAAAACATCCTGGCTATTCTGTCAAAG GTCCTCAGCATCTTTCCTGCTAGCTCTATGCAGGCTGTGAGTTTGGTGCTGACGGTGCTCAATGCCTCCATCAACAGCCTGAGGGCAAAAGGAGTGGACATCCAGCCTGAAACGGAGGAGAGCGTGAAGAGTTTTCAGACCCTGATCCAGCACCTCGAGGAGAGATCCTCGCAGGGTACCCTGCGCTCAGACAAGGACACTTATGCCCTCCTACCCACTGGAGGTGAAAACCCAG GTGAAGAAGAGCAGGAAGATTTCAGGACCATATCTATCTACCCAACTCCTGAGGAGTTCCATCAGGAACACAGGCCCTTTCTTAGACCCAACCTCACTTCTCAGCGCTACACAAACACCCACGTCTACCTTGACACGCACTTCCGGCTGCTGAGAGAGGACTTTGTGCGGCCACTCCGTGAGGGGATCCAGCAATTGCTTCGGGACAAAATGGACAAGGGGAGGAGAGATAATTCACTGAAGACGAAGCGCTTTGATGACATCAGAGTGTATTTGGACACAAAAGTGGTGGTACCCAGGTGCACGTCGAGTGGCCTTGCCTACATAGTCCAGTTTGACAATAAGCCACTTAAG TTTGTGGTCTGGCAGAACTCCAAGAGGCTGATCTACGGGTCCCTGGTCTGTCTGTCGTGCGATAATTTTGAGAGCTTCTTATTTGCCACAGTGTCAGATCGGGACCCAAAACAGCTGCGTAAGGGACAGGTCCAGATTGCCTTTACTGAAGAAAGCAGATTGAAGTTGGCCAGCATTGAG AAAGATCAATCGTTCCTGATGATTGAGACCACTGCCTACTTTGAGGCCTATCGCTATGTTCTAGAGGGCCTacaggagcaggaggaggacaaACTGCCCTTTCAGAG GTACATCGTGGAGTGCAGCACAGACGTGCATCCCCCAGCTTATCTGCGGAGAAGAGATATTTATGACCTGTCATCTGTCGCTCACCCTGAGCATAAGGACGGTATAAAGCCCTTTCATAGCCTGGAGGCACGGGCCTGGCCGAGCATGGAGAAGCTGGGGCTGGATGAGTCTCAGATGAGAGCCTTCCAGCTGGCCCTCACAAAGGAGCTGACCATCATACAGGGACCTCCTGGCACTG GAAAAACCTACGTTGGCCTTAAGATTGCTCAGGCTCTGTTGACAAATCAGGATCTTTGGAGAGACGGGGCTCCGATGCTGGTAGTGTGTTACACTAACCATGCCCTGGATCAGTTCCTTGAGG GTATTCATAAATTTCTGCCAAAGGGGATAGTGAGAGTAGGAGGACGCAGCAACAGCGAGATCCTGAAGCGTTTCAATCTAAGGGAGCTGACCCGCTCACGTGACTTTAGACAGAAGCTGCCGTCTCACCTGAGTCGAGCATATAATCAG ATTTACAAGCAGCTGtgtgaggaggagagggtgaTCCAGAGTCAGAGCATGCAGCTGGAGTGTTCTCTGAAAGGCGTCCTGCGTGAAGTCTCCTTACGCAACTTTATTTCATCCAGACACTGGGACAATCTACACAACCAACCACCA ACACAGGATGATTTTGTGACCTATGGTGAGAAGAAGTCCAGTCTGATGATGGAATGGTTGGGTATCGGTTCCACCTTCTTCCtgcagagggagacagaggctgCAGATAGAAATGAAG CAGAGGAAGCAATGGAGCTGGATGAGGAGGACGGCCTCATTGAAATCGAAGAGGAAGCAGAACTGATCCAGGCAGATCGGATTATTGATGACAACATTGGTCCCAAAGGTGGTAGAGATGGCAAAAAGAACGGAGATATGGAGAAGGCTCTCAGAGGGGTAGAGGACCTGATGCTAGCTATGAACCTGGATGAAGCTGAAATACAGGCTGAGCAGAGCGAGGAAGGATGGGAG ATGCAACGGGCCCAGAAAAGaaagctgaaaaacaaaatcaggaGAGAGCTCAGGAATAACTCGGTTATGACTAAAGAAGAGGAAGATGCTGTCTGGGATATTTGGACCCTCAGCCAGCCGGACAGATGGAGACTCTATCG GTTGTGGGTGGCACGTTACAGGTTAGAACTTTGTGCCAAAATCCTAAAGAGTGAAGAGGGTTATCAGAACGCAGTGGACAGATTGGCTGATGTAAAACGTGCAGAGAACCTCTGTCTCCTGAAGGAAGCCACG GTTATTGGCATGACAACAACAGGGGCAGCCAAGTTCCGTAAAGTTCTGCAGAAGGTGTGTCCACGTCTGGTGATTGTAGAAGAGGCTGCGGAGGTTCTCGAGGCCCACACCATCACCACACTGAGCCAAGCATGCCAACACCTCATCCTCATCGGAGACCATCAGCAG ctACGCCCCAGTGCCACAGTATATGAACTTGCTAAGAACTTCAACCTGGAGATGTCCATGTTTGAGAGGCTGGTGAACATGGGACTTCCTTTTGTCAGACTTAACTACCAG CATCGGATGAGGCCAGACATTGCCCGTCTTCTGACCCCACACATCTACGCAGAGCTAGAAAATCATCCCTCTGTGTTGGACTACGAAGATATTAAG GGCGTGGATACCAATTTATTCTTTGTGGAGCACAACCACCTAGAAGAAGAGATTAAAGATGGAAAAAGCCATCAGAACAAACATGAGGCAATGTTTGTAGTCTCTCTTTGCCGCTATCTTATCTATCAGGACTACAAACCAGAGCAAATTACCATCCTCACGACCTATACCGGGCAGCTCCACTGCCTGCGCAGTCTCATGCCTGCCAGCGAGTTCAATGGGGTCAAAGTGCATGTAGTGGACAAGTACCAGGGAGAAGAGAATGATATTGTCTTGTTGTCTCTGGTCCGCAGCAACCGGCAGGGTAAAGTTGGCTTTTTGAACATTCCCAATCGAGTCTGTGTAGCTTTTTCTCGTGCCAAAAAAGGTCTGTACTGTATTGGCAATCAGTCAATGCTGAGCCAAGTCGAACTGTGGAGCAACATCTTCCACACCCTGAGGGAGAAGGACCAGGTTGGGAGTGCTCTGACCCTGTGCTGTCAGAATCATCCAGATCGACAAATAAAAGCCTCTCGTGCTGATGATTTCAAACAAGCCCCTGAGGGGGGCTGCACCAAGCCTTGTGAGTTCCGTTTGGAATGTGGCCATGTTTGCACACGTATCTGCCACCCCTCCGACCCGGAACACAAGAAGTACCTGTGTCATAAAGACTGCCAGAAGATTTTATGTGATCAAGGTCACAGGTGCACCCTTCTGTGCCATGAAGAATGCCCAAAGAAATGTCCAGTGAAGGTTGAGAAGATCATACCCCAGTGTCAACACACTCAGATGGTTCCTTGCCACAAGGACCCGCAGACATTCACATGCAAGAAGCCTTGCCAGAAGCTGCTTCCCTGTGGGCATCCGTGTGATTCATTCTGTGGGGAACCATGCACTAAACGGTGCATGGTGAAGGTCACCTTAAAACTAAAGTGTGGCCACAGTCAGCAAGATGCATGCTTTTACCAAACTTACACAGAGCAGCCTGAATGTAGGACCCCTTGTCAGAAACAGCTAAAATGTGGCCATGCCTGTCATGGTACCTGTGGCAAGTGTTTTCAGGGAAGGTTTCATTACCCGTGTTTGCACAAATGTGACCGTCTCCTGATTTGCTCTCACAAGTGCAGGGAGCCTTGCACTCGTGATTGCCCCCCCTGTCAGGAACCATGTGAGAATTGCTGCGTGCACAGCAAGTGTATGAAGCCATGTGGACAGCCCTGTGCTCCGTGCATTGAGCCCTGCGCTTGGCAGTGCCCTCACCAAAGCTGCAGTAAGCTTTGCTATGAGCCATGCGATCGTCCGCCATGCACACAACCCTGTGCCAAGACCCTGGATTGCGGCCACCCATGCATTGGTCTGTGCGGAGACAAATGCCCAAGCAAATGTCGCATCTGCAATCACGATGAGGtcacagagattttttttggcacTGAGGATGAGCCTGAGGCTTTCTTCATTCAGCTAGAGGACTGTGGACACATAATTGAATACACAGCCATGGACCAATACATGGGGATGGATGACATCCAGCTGGCAAATGGAGGAGAGCAGGTGGCCATAAAACTGAAGGAATGTCCAAAGTGTCGAACACCGATCCGCAAGAATCTACGCTATGGATCTCACATCAACCGCAGCCTGTCGGAAATAGAGATGGTAAAGGTGAAGATAAACGGACGTCAGGAGGATATTGAAGAGCACAGGAAGGCCCTTCAAAATCAGTGGGAGGACAACCTTCTCCTCCATGAAATGCATCGCCAAGAGGACTATATGCGTATCAATGATACACTGGAAAGAAAAAATCTCACAGAAAAGCACCTGTGGGTCCTAGAAAACAAGATGGACTTCCTAATAAGAGTTGCAAAGCTGAAGAAGGCCCAAATGGAAAACATGTCATCCATGCTTAGCAGCAGATTAGGAAAGTATTTTAAGGAGTTTGAGCACTGGCTCAACAAATGGCACCAAAAATTCACAGACCAGCAGGTCTTTGATTTGCAGAGAGAGCTCCGGAGAATCACCCTCTTGACTGAACTCAACGCCCATTGCCATGTGGCAGAGATGAGAggacaaagtgacaaaatcatttcCGAGGTACAAACAATAACCAAGGTTTTGGAAAAGTTTGGCCAATTTACAGAACAAGACCAAGACGGAGTAGAAGAAGCCATGAAGGAACTAGACAAAAAGCTTCCCCTCACAGGCTTAGGGATCaatgaggaggagagaaagatgaTCGTCTCGACTATGGGAAAGCGACCTGGACACTGGTACAAATGTCCCAATGGCCATGTCTATCTTATAGACGACTGTGGAGGGGCTATGGAGAGTCGACGCTGCCCTGATTGTGAAGCTACTATTGGTGGGGGCAATCACAGATTGGCAAGTGGCAACCAAGTCGCCTCAGAGATGGATGGGGCACAGCACCCTGCTTGGTCTGAAGCCAACAACATTCTAAACTTTGATCAACATGACTTCTGA